In the Ilumatobacteraceae bacterium genome, one interval contains:
- a CDS encoding alpha/beta fold hydrolase produces MTDVDADSVPILLVHGWGGSFAATWERSGFTALLADAGRSVIGVDLLGHGTAPKPHDPAAYADLTGRIVDALPDGPVDAVGFSLGAMTLLRAALDDPSRFRRLVLAGVGRNVFERDEESTARIVAAIENGGDTDDNRARLFAQYAHQPGNDPVALAAIMRGTGGERLRPDDIRTLDLPTLVAVGDQDFVLPADALVDALPRARLAMLRRTDHFATPESFDFIDATLEFLDAIPA; encoded by the coding sequence GTGACCGATGTCGATGCCGATTCCGTTCCGATCCTGCTCGTCCACGGCTGGGGCGGGTCGTTCGCCGCCACCTGGGAGCGATCGGGGTTCACCGCGCTGCTCGCCGATGCCGGGCGATCGGTCATCGGTGTCGACCTGCTGGGCCACGGCACCGCACCCAAACCGCACGATCCTGCGGCGTACGCCGACCTCACCGGTCGGATCGTCGACGCACTCCCCGACGGTCCGGTCGACGCCGTCGGCTTCTCGCTCGGCGCGATGACCCTGCTGCGAGCCGCTCTGGACGACCCGTCGCGCTTCCGGCGCCTGGTGCTCGCCGGCGTCGGCCGCAACGTGTTCGAGCGCGACGAGGAATCGACCGCTCGCATCGTCGCCGCGATCGAGAACGGGGGCGACACCGACGACAACCGGGCCCGGCTGTTCGCCCAGTACGCCCACCAGCCCGGCAACGATCCGGTGGCGCTCGCCGCGATCATGCGAGGAACCGGCGGCGAGCGGCTCCGACCGGACGACATCCGGACGCTCGACCTGCCGACCCTCGTCGCGGTCGGCGATCAGGATTTCGTCCTGCCCGCCGACGCCCTGGTCGACGCGCTCCCCCGGGCGCGACTCGCGATGCTGCGGCGCACCGACCACTTCGCGACCCCCGAGTCCTTCGACTTCATCGACGCCACGCTCGAGTTCCTCGACGCGATCCCCGCGTGA
- a CDS encoding GuaB1 family IMP dehydrogenase-related protein, protein MKMLHPQPAHDLTYNDVFMVPSLSSVGSRFGVDLTTPDGIGTTIPLVVANMTAVAGRRMAEVVARRGGVAVLPQDIPIEVIESVIGWVKERHPVFETPITLAPTDTVGEALSLIHKRAHGAVIVVSEDRPIGVFTETDAVGFDRFTQLQHVMTAELDTLPATITPQQAFDQLHGERRSLAPVVDDDGRLLGLLTSTGALRSTIYQPALDRDGRLLTSVAIGINASPVERATRLAEMGVDVLVLDTAHGHQSKMLEVVESVRAACPDSKLVAGNVVTTEGTRQLIEAGADVVKVGVGPGAMCTTRMMTGVGRPQFSAVVECSQEADRLGKHIWADGGVRFPRDVALALAGGSANVMIGSWLAGTHEAAADGLRDTDGRLYKESFGMASNRAVKNRTKTESDIERARKELFEEGISTSRMYLDPERPGVEDIIDQIVAGVRSACTYAGAATISEFHDRAVVGVQSHAGYDEGRPQGTSW, encoded by the coding sequence ATGAAGATGTTGCACCCCCAGCCCGCGCACGACCTCACGTACAACGACGTGTTCATGGTGCCGAGCCTGTCGTCGGTCGGCTCACGCTTCGGCGTGGATCTGACCACACCCGACGGGATCGGCACGACGATCCCGCTCGTCGTGGCGAACATGACGGCCGTCGCCGGTCGCCGGATGGCCGAGGTGGTCGCCCGACGTGGCGGCGTGGCCGTCCTGCCGCAGGACATCCCGATCGAGGTGATCGAGTCGGTGATCGGGTGGGTGAAGGAGCGCCATCCGGTGTTCGAGACGCCGATCACCCTGGCACCGACCGACACGGTCGGCGAGGCACTGAGCCTCATTCACAAGCGTGCGCATGGCGCCGTGATCGTGGTCTCGGAAGACCGCCCGATCGGCGTGTTCACCGAGACCGACGCGGTCGGGTTCGACCGGTTCACACAGCTCCAGCACGTGATGACCGCTGAACTCGACACGTTGCCGGCGACGATCACACCTCAGCAGGCGTTCGACCAACTCCACGGCGAACGTCGGTCGCTCGCCCCGGTGGTCGACGACGACGGACGACTGCTCGGCCTGCTGACGAGCACCGGTGCACTCCGGAGCACGATCTACCAACCGGCCCTCGACCGTGATGGCCGGCTCCTGACCTCGGTCGCTATCGGGATCAACGCATCCCCGGTCGAACGCGCGACGCGCCTCGCCGAGATGGGGGTCGACGTGCTCGTGCTCGACACCGCCCACGGCCACCAGTCGAAGATGCTCGAGGTCGTCGAGTCGGTGCGTGCCGCCTGCCCCGACAGCAAACTGGTCGCCGGCAACGTCGTCACGACCGAGGGCACCCGCCAGTTGATCGAGGCCGGCGCCGACGTCGTCAAGGTGGGTGTCGGGCCCGGTGCGATGTGCACCACCCGCATGATGACCGGCGTCGGTCGCCCGCAGTTCTCCGCCGTGGTCGAGTGCTCGCAGGAGGCCGACCGGCTCGGCAAGCACATCTGGGCCGACGGCGGTGTCCGCTTCCCGCGTGACGTCGCGCTGGCGCTCGCCGGTGGTTCGGCCAACGTGATGATCGGGTCGTGGCTCGCCGGGACGCACGAGGCGGCCGCGGACGGGCTGCGCGACACCGACGGCCGCCTCTACAAGGAGAGTTTCGGCATGGCGTCGAATCGGGCGGTCAAGAACCGTACGAAGACCGAGAGCGACATCGAGCGGGCCCGCAAGGAGCTGTTCGAGGAAGGCATCAGCACATCGCGGATGTACCTCGATCCCGAACGCCCCGGCGTCGAGGACATCATCGATCAGATCGTGGCCGGTGTCCGGTCCGCGTGCACCTACGCCGGGGCCGCCACCATCTCCGAGTTCCACGACCGGGCGGTCGTCGGGGTGCAGAGCCACGCCGGCTACGACGAGGGCCGCCCGCAGGGGACGTCGTGGTGA
- the cmk gene encoding (d)CMP kinase — MSEGERRIVIAIDGPAGAGKSTVGRALADRLELRYLDTGAMYRAMTFAALRRGVVEGDLDEVAAMAPDVVMTIEDGVVVVDGVDATTAIRGREVTEAVSQISSNPVVRRVLVDRQRSWVAEHGGGVVEGRDIGTVVFPDADLKLYITASPRVRAERRVRELGGDVDDVEASIIKRDRVDSSRADSPLTEAADAVIVDTTGMTIDEVVAHILEMLP; from the coding sequence GTGAGCGAGGGGGAACGACGCATCGTGATCGCGATCGACGGTCCGGCGGGCGCCGGGAAGAGCACGGTCGGGCGAGCGCTGGCCGACCGACTCGAGCTTCGCTACCTCGACACCGGTGCGATGTACCGCGCCATGACGTTCGCGGCGCTCCGGCGCGGCGTCGTCGAAGGTGACCTCGACGAGGTCGCCGCGATGGCGCCGGATGTCGTGATGACGATCGAGGACGGCGTCGTGGTCGTCGACGGCGTCGATGCCACCACGGCGATCCGCGGGCGCGAGGTCACCGAGGCGGTGTCGCAGATCTCGTCGAACCCGGTGGTCCGACGGGTGCTCGTCGACCGCCAACGCAGCTGGGTCGCCGAACACGGTGGTGGTGTGGTCGAAGGCCGCGACATCGGCACGGTCGTGTTCCCCGACGCCGACCTCAAGCTCTACATCACCGCGTCGCCACGGGTCCGTGCCGAGCGTCGGGTGCGCGAGCTGGGCGGCGACGTCGACGACGTCGAGGCCTCGATCATCAAACGCGACCGGGTCGACTCCTCACGGGCGGACAGCCCGTTGACCGAGGCCGCCGACGCCGTGATCGTCGACACCACCGGTATGACGATCGACGAGGTCGTCGCCCACATCCTCGAGATGCTGCCGTGA
- a CDS encoding lysophospholipid acyltransferase family protein, which produces MSAPDTFLAGNGLGSRVAYQLGRSIVIPFMRIYTRMTINGREHIPKTGAFVLAPVHRSYPDTPIAGCVTRRRLRFMGKDSMWKNRQFGWLLSAFGAFPVTRGTADREALRRAIEVLEAGDPLVLFPEGERKQGPTVQPLFDGAVYIAIKAGVPIVPVGIGGSERVMPKKAKFMHPRKVHVEVGPPIPAPVAPEGGRLSRTVYKEHSARLHDELQRLFDEAMTKVPWDYPLD; this is translated from the coding sequence GTGAGCGCCCCCGACACGTTCCTGGCCGGCAACGGGCTCGGGAGCCGAGTGGCGTACCAGCTCGGGCGATCGATCGTGATCCCCTTCATGCGGATCTACACCCGCATGACCATCAACGGTCGCGAACACATCCCCAAGACGGGGGCGTTCGTGCTGGCACCGGTGCACCGGTCGTATCCCGACACACCGATCGCCGGGTGCGTCACCCGTCGCCGGCTCCGGTTCATGGGGAAGGACAGCATGTGGAAGAACCGGCAGTTCGGTTGGCTGCTGTCGGCGTTCGGCGCTTTCCCGGTCACCCGCGGCACGGCCGACCGGGAGGCGCTCCGCCGGGCGATCGAGGTGTTGGAGGCCGGTGACCCACTGGTGCTGTTCCCCGAGGGTGAGCGCAAGCAGGGCCCGACGGTGCAACCCCTGTTCGACGGAGCGGTCTACATCGCGATCAAGGCCGGTGTACCGATCGTCCCGGTCGGGATCGGCGGTTCCGAACGTGTCATGCCGAAGAAGGCGAAGTTCATGCACCCGCGCAAGGTGCACGTCGAGGTCGGTCCGCCGATCCCGGCCCCGGTCGCGCCCGAGGGCGGACGCCTGTCGCGCACCGTCTACAAGGAGCACTCGGCGCGGCTCCACGACGAGTTGCAGCGTCTCTTCGACGAGGCGATGACCAAGGTGCCCTGGGACTACCCGCTCGACTGA
- a CDS encoding M18 family aminopeptidase codes for MLDDLRSFLDDSPSPFHAAWSAADRLLAAGFDEIADGADWSYLPADGFVQRDGGVVAWRTPDGAAPDAPFRLAGAHTDSPCLRVKPRPDQSHVGWKQLNVEVYGGILNNSWLDRDLGVAGRLTMTDGSHVLVNVAEPIARVPQLAVHLDRGVNTEGLTLDPQQHLRPVWGVGLTQPGEFAHWIAERAGTDLPAFWELCLYDVQPAAVIGADRSLLASGRLDNLLSCWAAVDALVSATPSDAVGMIVLNDHEEVGSSSTTGAGGPLLQRVLERHVAARGGDRDALLRSLAASSCISADNAHAIHPNYTDRHDPEHHPVVNAGPAIKINSNQRYATSSATAASFRRACEAADVPFQLFVSRNNMPCGSTIGPITATRLGIDTVDVGVPQLSMHSARELCGTADPVSLAGALRASFEL; via the coding sequence ATGCTCGACGACCTGCGCTCGTTCCTCGACGACTCCCCGTCGCCGTTCCATGCGGCCTGGTCGGCCGCCGATCGCCTGCTCGCGGCCGGCTTCGACGAGATTGCCGACGGTGCCGACTGGTCGTACCTCCCCGCCGACGGCTTCGTGCAACGCGACGGCGGCGTCGTCGCGTGGCGCACACCCGACGGTGCGGCGCCCGATGCGCCGTTCCGCCTGGCCGGAGCGCACACCGATTCACCATGCCTGCGGGTCAAGCCGCGCCCCGATCAGTCACACGTCGGCTGGAAGCAGCTGAACGTCGAGGTCTACGGCGGCATCCTCAACAACTCGTGGCTCGACCGCGACCTGGGCGTGGCCGGACGGCTGACGATGACCGACGGAAGCCATGTGCTCGTCAACGTCGCCGAGCCGATCGCCCGGGTGCCCCAGCTGGCGGTCCACCTCGACCGCGGCGTCAACACCGAAGGACTCACACTCGACCCGCAGCAGCATCTCCGGCCCGTCTGGGGCGTCGGGCTGACCCAGCCCGGTGAGTTCGCACACTGGATCGCCGAGCGCGCCGGTACCGACCTGCCGGCGTTCTGGGAGTTGTGCCTCTACGACGTCCAGCCGGCGGCGGTGATCGGCGCCGACCGGTCGCTGCTCGCGAGCGGTCGACTCGACAACCTGCTGTCGTGCTGGGCAGCGGTCGACGCGCTCGTGTCGGCGACCCCGTCGGACGCCGTCGGGATGATCGTCCTCAACGACCATGAAGAGGTCGGTTCCTCGTCGACGACCGGTGCCGGCGGCCCCTTGCTCCAGCGAGTGCTCGAGCGGCACGTCGCGGCCCGCGGCGGCGACCGCGACGCACTCCTGCGCTCGCTCGCCGCGTCGAGCTGCATCTCGGCCGACAACGCCCACGCGATCCATCCCAACTACACCGACCGGCACGACCCCGAGCACCACCCCGTCGTCAACGCCGGGCCGGCGATCAAGATCAACAGCAATCAGCGCTACGCGACGTCGTCGGCGACCGCGGCGTCGTTCCGTCGAGCATGCGAAGCAGCCGATGTCCCGTTCCAGCTGTTCGTGTCACGCAACAACATGCCGTGCGGGTCGACGATCGGCCCGATCACGGCGACGCGCCTGGGTATCGACACCGTGGACGTCGGCGTACCGCAACTGTCGATGCATTCGGCACGCGAGCTGTGCGGCACCGCCGACCCGGTGTCGCTCGCCGGCGCACTGCGCGCCTCGTTCGAACTCTGA
- a CDS encoding histidine phosphatase family protein — translation MELILVRHALPERKELSTGAADPDLTDAGHRQAELLAEYLGDEPITFVYTSPLRRAVQTAAPLARRLGLAAVVVDDIAEFDRHASSYIPIEELKASGDPRFHDLSSDIWAGDDPDERVGAAIDRLIDTHPGETIVVVCHGGVINTVLATVLGIDHAGPGFFYPNYTSIHRVAASRSGIRSIVTINETSHLRNTGLPMGLFQKG, via the coding sequence GTGGAACTCATCCTGGTGCGACACGCACTCCCGGAGCGAAAAGAGTTGTCGACCGGCGCCGCCGACCCGGACCTCACCGACGCCGGACACCGGCAGGCCGAACTGCTCGCCGAGTACTTGGGCGACGAGCCGATCACGTTCGTGTACACCAGCCCGTTGCGCCGCGCCGTCCAGACCGCGGCTCCGTTGGCTCGCCGCCTCGGCCTCGCGGCGGTCGTCGTCGACGACATCGCCGAGTTCGATCGTCACGCCTCGTCGTACATCCCGATCGAGGAACTCAAGGCGTCGGGCGATCCCCGGTTCCACGACCTGAGCAGCGACATCTGGGCCGGCGACGACCCCGACGAGCGGGTCGGTGCCGCCATCGACCGGCTGATCGATACTCACCCCGGCGAAACGATCGTCGTGGTGTGCCACGGGGGCGTGATCAACACGGTGCTCGCTACCGTGCTGGGCATCGATCACGCCGGACCGGGCTTCTTCTACCCCAACTACACCTCGATCCATCGCGTCGCTGCATCCCGCTCGGGGATCAGGTCGATCGTCACCATCAACGAAACCTCACACCTCCGCAACACGGGACTGCCGATGGGCCTGTTCCAGAAGGGCTGA
- the pyk gene encoding pyruvate kinase — MTRRTKIVATIGPASDSPEALRDLMRAGMNVVRLNLSHGDIDEHLERLARVREAAAELGLPIGVLADLPGPKVRSGQFPEGGVELVAGAFLHLKPGDRPSDAGTIFVDYETLLTDVTVGDRIIVGDGAICLRIEATSESHVTAIVETGGRTQGRPGIHLPSERLSLTTPTDEDLDLARTMAAAGVEYLAVSFVRQAADVLQVRDVVGTSVGLVSKIETSASLENLAEILDVSDAIMVARGDLGIDCPLEDVPHLQKSIIRQCVEYGLPVITATQVMESMVTAPSPTRAEVSDIANAVFDGTDALMLSGETAIGHDPSLVVETMGKVAERAEAEASYRAWAARLGRIQRQKWDSLHDRVTAAITHAASEAAVDIDAAAILCCTGSGRTARAMARFRPEMELVALSPSQRTVNTLALSWGVGPLLVEASESTSDMVTAAVAKALEHGRVASGDNALVLAGSPDRDATTAANVMRVVTVR, encoded by the coding sequence ATGACCCGGCGCACGAAGATCGTGGCAACCATCGGACCAGCGAGCGACTCCCCGGAGGCGCTGCGTGACTTGATGCGGGCGGGTATGAACGTCGTCCGTCTCAATCTGAGCCACGGCGACATCGACGAACACCTCGAACGGCTCGCTCGCGTGCGGGAGGCAGCTGCCGAACTCGGGCTGCCGATCGGTGTGTTGGCCGACCTGCCGGGCCCCAAGGTGCGCTCGGGGCAGTTCCCCGAGGGTGGCGTCGAACTCGTCGCCGGCGCGTTTCTGCATCTCAAGCCGGGCGACCGCCCCAGCGACGCCGGGACGATCTTCGTCGACTACGAGACGCTGCTCACCGACGTCACCGTCGGCGATCGGATCATCGTCGGCGACGGGGCGATCTGTCTGCGGATCGAGGCGACGTCCGAATCACACGTGACCGCGATCGTCGAGACCGGCGGTCGCACGCAGGGGCGGCCCGGCATCCACCTGCCTTCCGAGCGTCTGAGCCTGACCACGCCGACCGACGAAGACCTCGACCTCGCCCGCACGATGGCCGCCGCGGGGGTCGAGTACCTGGCGGTGTCGTTCGTCCGCCAGGCGGCCGACGTGCTGCAGGTCCGCGACGTCGTCGGTACATCGGTCGGCCTGGTCTCGAAGATCGAGACCAGTGCATCCCTGGAGAACCTGGCCGAGATCCTCGACGTGTCCGACGCGATCATGGTCGCCCGTGGCGATCTCGGGATCGATTGTCCGCTCGAAGACGTCCCGCACCTCCAGAAGTCGATCATCCGGCAGTGTGTCGAGTACGGCCTGCCGGTCATCACTGCGACGCAAGTGATGGAGTCGATGGTCACTGCGCCGTCGCCGACGCGGGCCGAGGTGTCCGACATCGCCAACGCGGTGTTCGACGGCACCGACGCACTGATGCTGTCCGGCGAGACCGCCATCGGACACGACCCGTCGCTCGTCGTCGAGACGATGGGCAAGGTCGCCGAGCGAGCCGAGGCCGAGGCGAGCTACCGCGCGTGGGCGGCCCGCCTCGGACGGATCCAGCGTCAGAAGTGGGATTCGCTCCACGACCGGGTGACGGCAGCGATCACGCACGCCGCGTCCGAGGCGGCGGTCGACATCGACGCCGCGGCGATCCTGTGCTGCACCGGAAGTGGCCGAACCGCCCGGGCGATGGCGCGATTTCGGCCCGAGATGGAGCTCGTCGCGCTCTCGCCGAGCCAGCGAACCGTCAACACGCTGGCGCTGTCGTGGGGCGTCGGTCCGCTCCTGGTCGAAGCGTCGGAGAGCACGTCCGACATGGTCACCGCCGCGGTGGCCAAGGCGCTCGAGCACGGGCGCGTGGCATCCGGCGACAACGCGCTGGTCCTCGCCGGGTCGCCTGACCGCGACGCCACCACGGCCGCCAACGTGATGCGGGTCGTGACGGTTCGTTGA
- a CDS encoding alpha/beta hydrolase — translation MTEIWSASAGPDDAPHITLIHGSLDRAAGLLKLSRRLSGRYRVTRYDRRGYGRSFPSDGPFGIDEQVADLSALLAAESGRVRPSVLVGHSYGGNVALALAQHRPDLVDGVVTYETPLSWRDWWPGESAGGDAVAWRSDPAEASERFMRRLIGDERWERLPASTKRSRRAEGPAMVGELLDLRARPAWLPERISVPVLAMYGEHGRPYHRRAAETIASELADAELAMLAGARHPGPNTHPDDVAEMVHAFVEARVRPTTTA, via the coding sequence TTGACCGAGATCTGGTCGGCGAGCGCAGGTCCCGACGACGCACCGCACATCACGCTCATCCACGGCTCGCTCGATCGTGCCGCCGGACTGCTCAAGCTGAGCCGACGGCTCAGCGGCCGGTATCGGGTCACCCGCTACGACCGCCGGGGCTACGGGCGGTCGTTCCCGAGCGACGGCCCCTTCGGCATCGACGAGCAGGTCGCCGACCTGTCCGCCCTGCTGGCGGCCGAGTCCGGTCGGGTTCGGCCGAGCGTGCTCGTCGGCCACAGCTACGGCGGCAACGTCGCGCTCGCGCTCGCGCAACATCGCCCCGACCTCGTCGACGGCGTCGTCACCTACGAGACGCCGCTGTCGTGGCGCGACTGGTGGCCGGGCGAGTCCGCGGGCGGCGACGCGGTCGCGTGGCGTTCCGACCCGGCCGAGGCGTCCGAGCGGTTCATGCGCCGCTTGATCGGTGATGAGCGATGGGAGCGTCTGCCGGCCTCGACGAAGCGATCCCGCCGTGCCGAGGGTCCGGCGATGGTCGGCGAACTGCTCGACCTGCGGGCTCGGCCCGCGTGGCTGCCCGAGCGGATCTCGGTGCCGGTGCTGGCGATGTACGGCGAGCACGGTCGGCCGTACCATCGACGTGCCGCCGAGACGATCGCGAGCGAGCTGGCCGACGCCGAACTGGCGATGCTGGCGGGTGCCCGGCATCCGGGTCCGAACACCCACCCGGACGACGTCGCCGAGATGGTGCACGCCTTCGTCGAAGCGCGGGTCAGGCCGACGACGACAGCGTGA
- a CDS encoding MFS transporter, whose amino-acid sequence MSNTALRWVGPFLPTLERAFSTTTGTLTGIMGVSELAGLSTIGSGPLLDRGHERRVFVFGLAAVSVSSLIALIGTVTSFAVAFVILILGVSNLTVAGHTWIGHRVAFSARGRAIGVFETSWAIALLVGAPIVAVLIERFGWRGPFVALAIVSLVAAGAVTAFVSPGTTHHASGVEPPRAPLPRSAWFPMLASATTAAAGLGTFVVAGTWLDDAYGISTGGLGVVAAGFGAVELASSTGVATVGDRIGSRRSVLIGLTGLLAGLGVMLGAGDSRAVAIVGLLVFLTGFEFGFVSSLTLVTEAAPKSRGRAIGISNACGTISRAGAVVVSGQLYEAFGMTGTVTLAAVAATAAVVLTLSSSA is encoded by the coding sequence GTGTCGAACACCGCGCTGCGGTGGGTCGGCCCGTTCCTCCCCACCCTCGAACGGGCATTCTCGACGACGACCGGGACCCTCACCGGCATCATGGGCGTGTCCGAACTGGCGGGGCTGAGCACGATCGGGAGCGGGCCGTTGCTCGACCGAGGGCACGAGCGGCGCGTGTTCGTCTTCGGCCTGGCCGCCGTGTCCGTCTCGTCGCTGATCGCCCTGATCGGAACCGTCACGAGCTTCGCCGTGGCATTCGTCATCCTGATACTCGGTGTGTCGAACCTCACCGTCGCCGGCCACACCTGGATCGGGCACCGGGTCGCGTTCTCGGCACGTGGACGCGCGATCGGGGTGTTCGAGACATCGTGGGCGATCGCGCTCCTCGTCGGCGCACCGATCGTGGCCGTCCTCATCGAGCGGTTCGGCTGGCGGGGACCGTTCGTGGCGCTCGCGATCGTGAGCCTCGTCGCGGCGGGAGCCGTCACCGCGTTCGTGTCGCCCGGCACGACGCACCACGCCAGCGGTGTCGAGCCGCCCCGGGCGCCACTCCCCCGGTCGGCCTGGTTCCCAATGCTCGCATCGGCCACGACCGCCGCCGCCGGGCTCGGCACATTCGTCGTCGCCGGGACCTGGCTCGACGACGCATACGGCATTTCGACCGGAGGGCTCGGCGTCGTGGCCGCGGGGTTCGGGGCCGTCGAACTCGCGTCGTCGACCGGGGTCGCGACCGTCGGCGACCGAATCGGCTCCCGACGCTCGGTGCTCATCGGTCTCACCGGACTGCTCGCCGGGCTCGGCGTGATGCTCGGTGCCGGCGACTCGCGTGCCGTGGCGATCGTCGGGTTGCTCGTGTTCCTCACCGGGTTCGAGTTCGGTTTCGTCTCGTCGCTGACGCTCGTCACCGAGGCGGCACCGAAATCGCGCGGACGCGCGATCGGGATCAGCAACGCGTGCGGGACCATCAGCCGCGCCGGCGCCGTGGTGGTCAGCGGGCAGCTCTACGAGGCGTTCGGGATGACGGGCACGGTCACGCTCGCTGCGGTCGCAGCCACCGCCGCCGTGGTGCTCACGCTGTCGTCGTCGGCCTGA
- a CDS encoding DUF3151 family protein, which produces MSDQPIQMSSGIPTTVLPEPDPALRHELGQARQARQADDPREAVSSFVAANPRSLDGWAEHGDLGRDVMDRYAAYRVGYHRGLDALRANGWRGSGYVRWSAPGNQGFLRCLLGLHLMATEIGEDDEAGRCAQFLMQLDPSGVPEEYVEAMRRS; this is translated from the coding sequence ATGTCCGACCAGCCGATCCAGATGTCGAGTGGAATTCCCACCACGGTGCTACCCGAGCCCGACCCAGCGCTTCGGCACGAACTGGGCCAGGCACGCCAGGCACGCCAGGCCGACGATCCCCGCGAGGCGGTGTCGTCGTTCGTTGCGGCCAACCCACGTTCGCTCGACGGTTGGGCCGAGCACGGCGACCTCGGGCGTGACGTGATGGACCGGTACGCCGCCTACCGAGTCGGCTATCACCGCGGTCTCGATGCACTGCGGGCCAACGGATGGCGCGGTTCGGGCTACGTGCGTTGGTCGGCGCCGGGCAACCAGGGTTTCCTGCGCTGTCTCCTCGGCCTCCATCTGATGGCCACCGAGATCGGCGAGGACGACGAAGCCGGCCGTTGCGCCCAGTTCCTGATGCAGCTCGACCCGTCCGGTGTGCCTGAAGAGTATGTGGAGGCGATGCGGCGATCATGA
- a CDS encoding molybdenum cofactor guanylyltransferase: MTGRRPVGVVLTGGASTRMGVDKATLTVGDKPMAVRVADVMWEAGCQPVECQGGDLAAMAEYGLEAFPDRDPGSGPVAAIRDALVRHDDRDVVVAACDLIELDAATVAALVSAGESDGEPDVVVVSAGGRRHLISWWRSGLGSGLDELVGAGVTSYRGALDRFRVLEVEVDPAVVRNVNTPTDLGDVG; this comes from the coding sequence ATGACCGGCCGACGCCCCGTCGGAGTCGTGCTCACCGGAGGGGCGAGCACACGGATGGGGGTGGACAAGGCGACGTTGACCGTCGGAGACAAGCCGATGGCGGTCCGCGTCGCCGATGTCATGTGGGAGGCCGGGTGCCAGCCCGTCGAGTGCCAGGGCGGCGATCTCGCTGCCATGGCCGAGTACGGACTCGAGGCGTTCCCGGATCGCGACCCGGGCAGCGGCCCGGTCGCTGCGATCCGCGACGCGCTCGTCCGCCACGACGACCGAGACGTCGTCGTGGCCGCGTGCGACCTGATCGAGCTCGATGCGGCGACGGTCGCCGCGCTCGTGTCGGCCGGGGAGTCCGATGGTGAGCCCGATGTCGTCGTCGTGTCGGCCGGGGGTCGTCGTCACCTGATCTCGTGGTGGCGCTCCGGGCTCGGCAGCGGGCTCGACGAACTCGTGGGCGCCGGCGTCACCTCGTATCGCGGCGCTCTCGACCGGTTCCGAGTGCTCGAGGTCGAGGTCGATCCGGCGGTGGTTCGCAACGTCAACACCCCCACTGACCTGGGTGATGTCGGGTAG
- a CDS encoding rhodanese-like domain-containing protein, whose amino-acid sequence MTIQEITVDELATIIEQGGRVIDVREPAEFDEARVPGVQPVPLGTVPQNVEAFRGDGTTYVICRSGGRSMQACEFVAAQGVDVVNVAGGTLAWIASGRDVASGPA is encoded by the coding sequence ATGACGATCCAGGAGATCACGGTCGACGAGTTGGCCACCATCATCGAGCAGGGCGGTCGGGTGATCGACGTGCGCGAGCCGGCGGAGTTCGACGAGGCCCGCGTGCCCGGCGTGCAACCGGTGCCGCTCGGCACGGTTCCGCAGAACGTCGAGGCGTTCCGCGGCGACGGCACCACGTACGTCATCTGCCGATCCGGCGGACGGAGCATGCAGGCGTGCGAGTTCGTCGCCGCCCAGGGCGTCGACGTCGTCAACGTCGCGGGCGGCACGCTCGCGTGGATCGCATCCGGCCGCGACGTGGCGTCCGGTCCGGCGTGA